One genomic segment of Ictalurus punctatus breed USDA103 chromosome 4, Coco_2.0, whole genome shotgun sequence includes these proteins:
- the dmxl2 gene encoding dmX-like protein 2 isoform X2: MHLHQVLTGAVNPGDCCYSVGSVNDIPFTAYGSGCDIVILASDFECVQIIPGAQHGNIQVGCVECSHQLGRIAASYGNTVCIFEPICTNLNKRHKQLNYQWQKTGQFLLNAMTYNLAWDPQGNRILAATEWLQLWAPPTADTLLEEDEEEKSHPVLNDWKCVWQCKTASAVRVIKWSPDGEYFATVGKDDCLLKVWYSTLGWRSVMVDVCERKSGSLHFSFIYLAHPRTVTGFSWRKTSKYMAKGSVCNVLLTSCVDGICRLWSETLLPEDSLLGGQITENNSSTSSLQHTGQKDKIQHALESIHHLKQLRRGRRRSSALVTHTELLPSQLNSQHTHRHITHHGNALCHFHISASINPNTDIPAALAGSGLFSSVDGNGGFMVHWLNNKDLSFTSSMDEFMQHLRKFSEQNLEHAADDDRQDGTAKFDLDLDEMSDRASEHDDGEHEGSTKASSPGSSSSLPPPSVLLERKMESLTLEWNRSPDMLFTIHPVDGSFLVWHIKYVDEYIPGIFRQVQVAFSSRIPVAFPTGDANSLSKNIMMYACTFPERDAQVSVEQDRKCASLGTVIGPAVMMVSKHVDGSLNQWAVTFAEKSAFSNVLTVSHKFRYCGHRFHLNDLACHTVLPLLLTSSHHNAVLTPPPGQDDPQGAPSRPSRGLAPKEMSSNAATRTFHDPNAIYSELILWRVDHIGPLSCTGGVSEIARINSLHTAAFSNVAWLPTLIPSSVLGTYCNSASACFVASDGKNLRLYQAVVDARKLLDELSDPETSKLVGEVFNIVSQQSTARPGCIIELDVITNQCGSNTQLLHVFQEDFILGYKPHDDFTDINTTEFPSADEFHPPPFSEKFFLVVIEKDENRNSVLQMWHLHLKSVHACVDDTPQTQPYQNQLTVPHMLANADSSPESTPGQSPLPRSSSSANLQSASKLILSSTLVYSHRLELPLGVEVIRATPSAGHLSSSSIYPVCLAPYLIVTACSDGRVRFWRCSVDSEDSPSYRWEPWCLLNEEEDNNSALSLSGRPVAVSCSYTGRLAVAFKQLVSTEHSSSSKDFSMHVSIFECESTGGSEWVLEQTIHLEDFGKPVSALDPRISVDSNLVVYSKSDLFVRTQNPNIKHFVHLDWLSKEDGSHILTVGVGASILMYGRISGIVAEQTGGKDGMAVVTLPLGGSVKQGVRSRWVLLRSVDLVSSVDGTPSLPVSLSWVRDGILVIGMDCEMHVYAQWYQDKKPSDSEDNDDAFMVKKGAIEMTDDVIRVPAVIQDGGLFEAAHSLSPTLPQYHPTQLLELMDLGKVRRAKAILSHLVKCIAGEVAVVRDAVAGEGGARRHLSRTISVTGSTAKDTIVAGRDGGRDYTEINSIPPLPLYALLSADLDTSYRNKLADDVKCQERETRKSSEDQYSELFQDSAENADDFASFAWADKAEKKEKKTRVIDLSQYGPTCFGPEHAQVLSSHLMHSSLPGLTRLEQMFLVALADTVATTSAEVGGATDKQYRGGEALDECGLRYLLAMRLHTCLLTSLPPLYRMQLLHQGVSTCHFAWAFHSEAEEEMLNMIPAMQRGDLQWSELRAVGVGWWIRNINTLRRMVEKVAKAAFQRNNDPLDAALFYLAMKKKAVLWGLFRSQSDEKMTQFFSHNFSEDRWRKAALKNAFSLLGKQRFEQSAAFFLLAGSLKDAIEVCLEKMDDIQLAMIVARLYEADFESSSTCQGILYEKVLGCKRDGTEFSCSKMHPDPFLRSIAFWIMKDYTRALDTLLEQTPRDDDENPDVMVKSCNPVVFSFYNYLRTHPLIVRRHFAPPDGSERNSSADQINLIERKLFFTTANAHFKVGCPVLALEVLSKIPKVTKKTSKAASTANVGEVQNGVRASDLDWSAPVMKPDDDLKLDWGDEEEEEEEEEEDKKGLLMKEKKKEEEEEEEKASDWKVDVIAEQLKFRACLKILMTELRTLATGYEVDGGKLRFQLYNWLEKEIEAMHRICNYKVEGQGSVGELEKWSGSVSGEGDEFERRSDTDVYERHLQDRRRLQAKQLHAERRKAWLRKNEALLRVFLTYCSLHGAKGGGVTSVRMELLFLLQESQQETTVKQLQSPLPLATTLPLLSASIAPTKTVIANPVMHLNNHIQDILYTIVQTEAPPHPDIPDNRVNALHTLAASLSACIYQALCDSHSYSSQSEANQFTGMVYQGLLLSERRRLRTESIEEQATPTSAPAHWPGVASLIGLLASSQGEDQPRLNVMLCEAVVAVYLSLLLHGLGTHSTNELFRLAAHPLNPRMWAAIFGGGAKIIVKPKRQAEVSPAPPPTPPAEEVDRQRRRFNMRMLVPGRPVKETQATPPPVPAERPAYKEKFIPPELSMWDYFVAKPFLPLSDSGALYDSDESGDEDEEDDDDAFLSDTQMTEHSDPNSYSWCLIRLVMIKLALHNVKNFLPIAGLEFTDLPMSSPLCNSVLKCMENWEQQLQEKMNRFDGPPPNYINTFPTDLSVGGSPAALRHKAMLQPDNTPFRAKHRLSFPARRLWHFLVKQEILQETLIRYIFTKKRKQSECLENHVDCHTHNCVAGAHRINKVEADLGYPGGKAKVIHKESDIIMAFAINKAKPSEIVLASTHDVQEVDVSTLLAAQPYTWIGDDFDKESRSSEDDYRSSHTNIAQASSAPFAPPPMSVSASMPWLGSGQTSMGASVIVKRNLNNVKRMTSHPIYQYYMTGAQDGSVRMFEWNRPQQLICFRQAGNARVTRLYFNSQGNKCGVADGEGFLSLWQVNQTSSNPKPYLSWQCHSKVCGDFSFITSSSLIATAGHSTDGRNVCLWDTLISPSNTMVHAFPCHENGATVLQYAPKQQLIISGGRKGFVCVFDIRQRQLLHTFQAHDSAIKALALDASEDFFITGSAEGNMKVWKLAGHGLMHSFSTEHAKQSIFRNIGAGVMQIETCPGNRIFTCGADGTLKMRVLPDRYNTPSSIFDIL; the protein is encoded by the exons gcgtATGGTTCGGGGTGTGATATTGTGATCTTGGCCAGTGATTTCGAGTGTGTGCAGATTATCCCTGGAGCTCAGCATGGGAACATCCAGGTGGGGTGTGTGGAGTGTTCACACCAACTGGGAcgg ATCGCCGCATCATATGGAAACACCGTGTGCATTTTCGAGCCAATCTGCACCAACCTGAACAAGAGACACAAG CAACTGAATTACCAGTGGCAGAAGACTGGACAATTTTTACTCAATGCCATGACCTACAACCTGGCCTGGGACCCACAAg GTAACCGTATCCTGGCGGCCACGGAGTGGCTGCAGCTTTGGGCTCCGCCCACCGCAGACACACTGCTGGAggaagacgaagaagaaaaaTCACACCCCGTCCTCAACGACTGGAAGTGTGTGTGGCAGTGCAA gaCTGCTTCTGCTGTGCGTGTTATTAAATGGTCTCCTGATGGGGAATACTTCGCCACTGTGGGAAAG GACGACTGCCTGTTGAAGGTGTGGTACTCCACCCTGGGATGGAGGTCGGTGATGGtggatgtgtgtgagaggaagTCCGGCTCGCTCCACTTCTCCTTCATCTATCTGGCTCATCCCAGAACCGTCACGGGGTTCTCCTGGAGGAAGACCAGCAAATACATGgccaa gggcTCTGTGTGTAACGTGTTGCTGACGTCGTGTGTGGATGGAATCTGTCGGCTGTGGAGCGAGACGCTGCTGCCTGAGGACAGTTTACTGGGAGGACAGATCACCGAGAACAACAGCTCCACATCATCACTGCAGCACACCGGCCAgaaagataaaatacaacatgccctggag tcgaTCCACCACCTGAAGCAGCTCAGACGGGGTCGGAGGAGATCGTCAGCTCTGGTCACACACACCGAGCTGTTGCCCAGCCAGTTAAACTCGCAGCACACACATCGGCACATCACTCACCACGGCAACGCGCTGTGTCACTTCCACATCTCAGCCAGCATTAACCCCaatacag atatCCCGGCGGCTCTGGCCGGGTCCGGTCTCTTCTCCTCTGTAGACGGTAATGGAGGTTTCATGGTTCACTGGCTGAATAATAAGGATCTGAGCTTCACCTCCTCCATGGACGAGTTCATGCAGCACCTGAGGAAGTTCTCCGAGCAGAACCTCGAGCACGCTGCTGACGACGACAGACAGGACGGAACTGCAAAGTTTGACTTGG ATCTGGATGAGATGTCAGACAGGGCATCGGAGCATGATGATGGAGAGCATGAGGGCAGTACCAAGGCGTCGTCCCCCGGCTCCAGCAGCAGTCTCCCTCCTCCCTCCGTCCTCCTGGAGCGCAAGATGGAGTCCCTCACTCTGGAGTGGAACCGGAGCCCTGACATGCTCTTCACCATCCACCCGGTCGACGGATCCTTCCTGGTCTGGCACATCAAGTACGTGGATGAGTACATCCCCGGAATCTTCCGGCAGGTCCAG GTGGCGTTCTCCTCGCGGATCCCTGTAGCGTTCCCCACCGGCGATGCTAACTCTCTGAGTAAGAACATCATGATGTACGCCTGCACTTTCCCCGAGCGGGACGCCCAGGTCTCTGTGGAGCAGGACAGGAAGTGTGCGTCTCTGGGCACCGTGATTGGCCCGGCCGTCATGATGGTGTCGAAGCACGTGGACGGTTCTCTGAACCAATGGGCTGTGACGTTCGCAGAGAAGTCCGCCTTCTCCAACGTGCTCACGGTTTCACACAAGTTCCGTTACTGCGGCCACCGTTTCCATCTCAACGACCTCGCGTGCCACACGGTCCTGCCCCTCCTACTGACCTCATCGCATCACAACGCTGTTCTGACTCCGCCCCCTGGGCAGGACGACCCACAGGGCGCTCCATCGCGTCCATCCAGAGGCCTCGCTCCGAAGGAGATGAGCAGCAACGCGGCGACTCGGACCTTCCATGACCCGAATGCCATTTACAGCGAGCTGATCCTGTGGCGTGTCGACCACATCGGGCCGCTCTCCTGCACGGGGGGCGTGTCCGAAATCGCACGCATCAACTCCCTGCACACCGCCGCCTTCTCCAACGTCGCCTGGCTGCCCACGCTGATCCCCAGCTCTGTACTCG ggaCGTACTGTAACTCGGCAAGTGCGTGTTTTGTGGCGTCGGACGGGAAGAACCTGCGTCTCTATCAAGCCGTCGTGGATGCCAGGAAACTGCTGGATGAACTGTCTGACCCTGAGACCTCG aaATTAGTGGGTGAGGTTTTCAACATTGTGAGTCAGCAGTCCACTGCACGCCCAGGCTGCATCATCGAATTGGATGTAATTACTAACcag TGTGGCTCGAACACACAGCTACTCCACGTCTTTCAGGAGGATTTTATATTAGGATATAAACCGCATGATGACTTCACCGACATAAACACGACTGAATTCCCTTCAGCTGATG AGTTTCACCCGCCTCCATTCTCTGAGAAGTTTTTCTTGGTCGTGATCGAGAAAGATGAGAACAGAAACTCGGTGCTGCAGATGTGGCATCTTCATCTGAAAtctgtgcatgcgtgtgtgg ATGACACTCCACAGACCCAGCCGTACCAGAACCAGCTGACGGTCCCGCACATGCTCGCCAACGCTGACTCGTCTCCCGAGTCCACACCGGGTCAGAGCCCCCTTCCTCGCTCGTCTTCCTCGGCTAACCTGCAGTCCGCCAGCAAACTGATCCTCAGCTCCACCCTCGTCTACAGCCACAGACTGGAGCTCCCCCTGGGGGTGGAGGTGATCCGTGCAACACCGTCTGCAG GTCACTTGAGCTCTTCCTCCATTTACCCGGTGTGTTTGGCTCCGTATCTGATTGTGACGGCGTGTTCGGATGGACGCGTCAGATTTTGGAGGTGCTCCGTGGATTCAGAAGATTCTCCCTCGTACCGCTGGGAGCCGTGGTGCCTCCTGAACGAGGAGGAGGACAACAACAGTGCCCTGAGCCTTTCGGGTCGCCCCGTCGCTGTCAGCTGCTCCTACACAGGCCGCCTGGCCGTTGCGTTCAAACAGTTAGTCTCTACCGAGCACAGCTCGAGCTCTAAAGACTTCTCCATGCACGTCTCCATCTTCGAGTGCGAATCCACAGGTGGGTCCGAGTGGGTTCTGGAGCAGACTATCCATCTGGAGGACTTCGGGAAACCTGTCAGTGCTTTGGACCCCAGAATCAGCGTGGACAGCAACCTGGTTGTTTATAGCAAGTCTGATCTGTTTGTTAGAACACAGAACCCTAATATTAAGCACTTCGTGCACCTAGATTGGCTCTCGAAAGAAGACGGATCGCACATCCTCACCGTCGGAGTCGGAGCCAGCATCCTGATGTACGGACGGATCTCGGGCATCGTCGCCGAGCAAACCGGTGGGAAAGATGGCATGGCCGTCGTCACCCTGCCTCTAGGGGGCAGTGTTAAGCAGGGCGTCCGCTCCCGCTGGGTTCTTCTGCGCTCCGTCGATCTGGTTTCCTCCGTGGATGGGACGCCGTCTCTTCCCGTTTCTCTTTCTTGGGTCCGAGACGGAATCCTGGTGATCGGGATGGACTGCGAGATGCACGTCTACGCTCAGTGGTACCAGGATAAGAAGCCCAGCGACTCCGAGGACAACGATGACGCTTTCATGGTGAAAAAAGGCGCGATCGAGATGACGGACGACGTGATCCGAGTTCCTGCCGTAATCCAAGATGGTGGACTTTTCGAGGCGGCGCATTCTCTGTCCCCCACTCTGCCTCAGTACCACCCCACCCAGCTGTTAGAGTTGATGGATTTAGGGAAGGTGAGACGTGCGAAGGCCATCCTGTCTCACCTGGTCAAGTGCATCGCTGGCGAGGTCGCCGTGGTTAGAGATGCCGTGGCAGGAGAGGGCGGAGCCAGGCGACACCTGTCTCGCACCATCAGCGTCACCGGAAGCACCGCCAAGGACACGATCGTCGCTGGGAGAGACGGCGGGCGCGATTACACGGAAATCAACTCCATCCCTCCGCTCCCGCTGTACGCCTTGCTCTCGGCCGACCTCGACACGTCTTACAGAAACAAACTAGCCGACGACGTGAAATGTCAGGAGCGGGAGACGCGGAAGTCTTCAGAGGATCAGTACTCGGAGCTGTTCCAGGACTCAGCCGAAAACGCTGATGACTTTGCGAGCTTCGCATGGGCGGACAAGgcggagaagaaggagaagaagactCGTGTGATTGATCTGTCGCAGTACGGCCCTACCTGTTTCGGTCCGGAACACGCACAGGTGCTCTCCTCTCACCTGATGCACTCCAGCCTGCCTGGACTCACCCGCCTCGAGCAGATGTTCCTGGTTGCGCTTGCCGATACGGTGGCAACCACCAGCGCAGAGGTGGGCGGAGCCACTGATAAACAGTACAGAG GTGGTGAGGCTCTGGATGAGTGCGGTCTCAGGTACCTGCTGGCGATGCGTTTACACACCTGTCTGCTTACATCACTTCCTCCTCTGTACCGCATGCAGCTGCTGCACCAAG gCGTCTCTACGTGTCACTTTGCGTGGGCGTTTCACTCCGAGGCTGAGGAGGAGATGTTGAACATGATCCCAGCCATGCAGAGAGGAGACCTGCAGTGGTCCGAGCTTCGCGCTGTCGGTGTCGGCTGGTGGATCCGAAACATCAACACGCTGAGACGTATGGTGGAGAAG GTGGCCAAAGCAGCGTTCCAGAGGAATAATGATCCCCTCgatgctgcacttttctacttGGCCATGAAGAAGAAAGCTGTGCTCTGGGGCCTGTTCAG GTCTCAGAGTGATGAGAAGATGACACAGTTTTTCAGCCATAACTTCAGTGAGGATCGGTGGAGGAAGGCGGCGCTGAAGAACGCTTTCTCTCTGCTGGGGAAACAGCGCTTCGAGCAGTCGGCCGCCTTCTTCCTGCTCGCTGGATCACTCAAAGACGCCATCGag gtgtgtttgGAGAAGATGGATGACATCCAGCTGGCCATGATCGTCGCTCGCCTGTACGAGGCCGACTTCGAGAGCTCGTCCACCTGTCAGGGGATCCTGTACGAGAAGGTTCTGGGCTGCAAACGGGACGGAACCGAGTTCTCCTGCAGTAAAATGCACCCGGACCCGTTCCTCAGGAGCATCGCTTTCTGGATCATGAAGGATTACACCCGAGCGCTGGACACCCTGCTGGAGCAGACGCCCAGAGACGACGACGAGAATCCGG ACGTGATGGTGAAGTCCTGCAACCCGGTAGTGTTCAGTTTCTACAACTACCTGCGCACACACCCTCTGATCGTACGCCGGCACTTCGCGCCTCCGGACGGCTCAGAGCGCAACAGCAGCGCCGATCAGATCAACCTGATCGAGCGCAAGCTCTTCTTCACCACCGCTAACGCTCACTTCAAAGTGGGCTGCCCTGTCCTAGCGCTCGAGGTGCTGTCCAAAATTCCCAAGGTGACCAAGAAGACCAGTAAGGCAGCTTCCACGGCTAACGTCGGCGAGGTCCAGAACGGTGTCCGGGCCTCCGATCTGGACTGGAGCGCGCCGGTGATGAAGCCCGATGATGACCTGAAGCTGGACTGGggagatgaggaggaggaggaggaggaggaggaggaggataagAAGGGGTTGCTgatgaaggagaaaaagaaggaggaagaggaggaggaggagaaagcgAGCGATTGGAAGGTGGACGTGATCGCCGAGCAGCTGAAGTTCCGAGCATGTCTGAAGATCCTGATGACGGAGCTGCGCACGCTCGCCACCGGGTACGAGGTGGACGGAGGGAAACTGCGCTTCCAGCTCTACAACTGGCTGGAGAAGGAGATCGAGGCCATGCACCGCATCTGCAACTATAAG GTGGAAGGCCAGGGTTCGGTGGGTGAGCTGGAGAAATGGAGCGGCAGCGTGTCGGGTGAAGGGGACGAGTTTGAGCGGAGGAGTGACACGGATGTGTATGAGCGCCACCTGCAGGACCGGCGCAGACTGCAGGCCAAACAGCTGCACGCTGAGAGACGGAAAGCCTGGCTGAGGAAGAACGAGGCGCTGCTCAGAGTCTTCCTCACCTACTGCAGCCTGCACGGAGCCAAAGGGGGCGGAGTCACATCTGTACGCATGGAGCTGCTCTTCCTGCTGCAGGAGtcacagcag GAGACAACAGTGAAGCAGCTGCAGTCCCCGTTGCCATTGGCAACGACACTGCCGCTTCTCTCAGCTAGCATTGCTCCAACTAAAACAGTCATCGCTAATCCTGTCATGCACCTGAACAACCACATCCAGGACATCCTGTACACTATAGTACAGACCGAAGCTCCGCCCCATCCTGACATACCTGATAacaga gtGAATGCACTACACACTTTGGCTGCTTCTCTGTCTGCCTGCATTTACCAAGCACTGTGTGACAGCCACAGctacag CAGTCAGTCAGAGGCGAACCAGTTCACAGGAATGGTGTACCAGGGTCTGCTGCTCAGCGAGAGGCGGAGACTCAGGACGGAGAGCATAGAAGaacaggccacacccacctcCGCCCCTGCACACTGGCCAG GTGTGGCGTCTCTGATTGGCCTGTTGGCGAGCTCTCAGGGTGAGGATCAGCCGAGGCTGAACGTGATGCTGTGTGAGGCCGTGGTGGCTGTGTATCTGAGCCTGCTGCTGCACGGCCTCGGCACACACTCCACTAACGAGCTGTTCCGCCTCGCCGCCCACCCGCTTAACCCACGCATGTGGGCTGCCATCTTCGGGGGCGGAGCCAAGATCATCGTCAAGCCCAAGCGACAGGCCGAGGTCTCGCCTG CCCCGCCCCCGACACCTCCTGCTGAGGAAGTGGACCGTCAGCGCCGACGCTTTAACATGCGTATGCTGGTTCCGGGTCGGCCTGTTAAAGAGACACAGGCCACGCCCCCGCCGGTCCCTGCCGAACGCCCCGCCTACAAAGAGAAGTTCATCCCCCCGGAGCTCAGCATGTGGGATTACTTTGTGGCAAAA cCCTTCCTGCCTCTATCAGACAGTGGAGCTCTGTATGACTCTGATGAGAGCggtgatgaagatgaggaggacGATGATGATGCGTTCCTGTCTGATACTCAGATGACTGAGCACAGTGACCCAAACTCATacag TTGGTGTCTGATCCGCTTGGTGATGATTAAACTCGCTCTACACAATGTGAAGAACTTCCTCCCCATCGCAGGACTCGAATttacag atctgCCCATGTCGTCTCCGCTCTGTAACTctgtactgaagtgtatggagaATTGGGAGCAGCAGCTGCAGGAGAAGATGAACAGATTTGATGGTCCTCCACCCAACTACATAAACACCTTCCCTACAGACCTCAGTGTGGGTGGAAGCCCCGCTGCACTGCGCCACAAAGCCATGCTGCAGCCTGACAACACGCCCttcag agCGAAGCACCGCCTCTCCTTCCCCGCCCGCCGTCTTTGGCACTTCCTGGTGAAACAGGAAATCCTCCAGGAGACTCTGATTCGGTACATCTTCACCAAGAAGAGGAAGCAAAGTGAG TGTTTAGAGAACCATGTGgactgtcacacacacaactgtgtaGCAGGAGCTCACAGAATCAACAAG gtggaggCGGATCTTGGTTATCCAGGAGGAAAAGCTAAAGTTATCCACAAGGAATCCGACATCATCATGGCTTTTGCTATCAATAAG gctaaACCCAGTGAGATTGTCCTGGCCTCGACTCATGATGTTCAGGAAGTGGATGTTTCCACTCTGCTGGCTGCGCAGCCATACACCTGGATCGGAGATGACTTTGACAAGGAGTcacgcag CTCAGAAGACGACTATCGCTCCTCCCACACCAACATCGCACAGGCAAGCTCCGCCCCCTTTGCTCCTCCGCCGATGTCGGTCTCCGCCTCAATGCCATGGCTCGGTAGCGGACAAACTAGCATGGGCGCTAGCGTG ATTGTGAAGAGGAACTTGAACAACGTGAAGAGAATGACCTCCCATCCCATCTACCAGTACT atatgaCAGGAGCTCAGGATGGCAGTGTGAGGATGTTTGAATGGAATCGCCCACAGCAGCTCATCTGCTTCCGACAGGCAGGAAACGCCCGAGTCACACGACTCTATTTCAACTCACAGGGCAATAag tgcggAGTGGCCGATGGTGAGGGGTTTTTAAGTCTGTGGCAAGTGAATCAAACTTCATCAAACCCCAAACCATATTTG agttgGCAGTGTCACAGTAAGGTGTGTGGTGATTTCTCTTTCATCACTTCCTCCAGTCTCATCGCTACAGCAGGACACTCCACTGACGGCAG gaatgtgtgtctgtgggaCACTCTGATCTCTCCCAGTAACACCATGGTGCatg CGTTCCCCTGTCATGAGAACGGTGCTACGGTTCTGCAGTACGCCCCGAAACAGCAGCTGATCATCTCTGGAGGGAGGAAAGGCTTCGTGTGCGTCTTCGACATCCGTCAGAGGCAGCTGTTACACACCTTCCAGGCCCACGACTCGGCCATTAAAGCCTTAGCTCTGGACGCGAGTGAGGACTTCTTCATCACCGGCTCGGCCGAGGGAAACATGAAG GTTTGGAAGTTAGCGGGTCACGGGCTCATGCACTCGTTCAGCACCGAACACGCCAAGCAGTCCATCTTCCGCAACATCGGCGCCGGCGTGATGCAGATCGAGACATGTCCCGGTAACCGTATCTTCACCTGCGGCGCTGACGGAACCCTGAAGATGAGGGTTCTCCCCGATCGCTACAACACCCCGAGCAGCATCTTCGACATCCTCTAA